From the genome of Tenrec ecaudatus isolate mTenEca1 chromosome 1, mTenEca1.hap1, whole genome shotgun sequence:
CCAGGGGACCCAGGCGCCATGGAAACATTAGTCTCCATTGTCTTGAGAGCAGGATGGTTTTCTGATACCAACCCCAACTCCTCTGAGCATAATGACACTAGAAGGTCCTTAAAATAGGGGAggagaatgtggaacaaaactaaaaatgatATGGCTTGTTGGTTTGAAAGCGACTAATGATACCACCAAGATTATAGCACTTTAGTGACCTTTAAGAACTGTAATTAAACTCACCCCATATGAGAATAACAAACAATTTAAGATCCTAAAGTAAGAAGGGTTTTAAaacaggaggaatggaaatgggaacaCACGGTGGAAATGGCATAAGTGACGGCAGGCACATTAAGAGGTTAGAAATAGATGAGTCGAAATAAACTGTGTCAATGTTTTAATGTAAACCAAGGATCCAGTCTGTAAGACTTGACCTCATCACAAGGAGAGATTTTATTCATATTTAAATGGTTAATCTTATATAGTTTGCCACAGTATTAATGAGTCTCCAAGAATACGTGGCAGAGTTGGACTGTGCTCGGGAAGgtgagcagttagaaaccaccagctgctccatgggagaaagatgggactttctactcctgtacagaggtcCAGTTTCAGGAACGTGTGGGCAATTTCATCCTGTGCTTTGGAGTTgctgagctggcattgactccaGGGCTGAGgatttgttttcttggttttagCAAATGCTCACTTCATGCTTCACAAACCATTCTTTGTAAACACaccaaacatgaaaaaaaaacaacctaatttataaattatcaaggtttcatgagtgaGGGAAGGTCGAAGATGGGGGAAGTTAAgccaatatcaagggctcaagtagaaagaaatgttttgaaaatgataatgacatcatatgcacaaatatgcttgatataatggatgaatatatggattttgataagagctgtatcagcccccaatataatttttaaaaagaaaaaagaaatcatgaacTAGCTATATATAATAGtattgagacatgaaaaaaatttaagggAGTTTGAATAACTATAATCAACTTGTTCATTCATGGTATCAGAAAGTTTGGCAGTGTCCTGATTAAagggctaggctgctaaccaaagggtggaGATTCAAATCCACTGcacgtacatctttatgggagcattctgtctcatctttgtccttctgagggtggaTAGGTTTGAAAGCACAGCCATTCAGTTAGTAGCCGGAACTTAACTCCACAGAGCTGCTTCCTGTGCTGCAGAGAACGTATAGAGCAGTGTCTTTTCCTGGATCATGCAAATGAAGGGTTTCACATGTAATTATTTGAGATGCTGACCAGATTGCTGGGGGACACTCCAGGGCAAAAGTGAGGCAGAGGCTTTGCTTCAGCTAATTTTGTGGTCAAGCACAATTGGAGAGCACTGGGTTCTTCTGAAATCATACAGGTCAATTTCCAGTAGTATCATTCACACCAAGAAGGGATATGCAGAACTTTGCTAAACCAATTGAAGTCCAGAGAGGTCTTGAAactaatggtttttaaaaaattattttattaggggatcatcaaactcttataacaatccatacaagcactcattgtgtcaagcacatttgtacatctgttaccatcatcattctcaaaaattttgctttctacttcagccctgatATCAACTCCTAATTTTCCTCTGAAAAGAAATGCTTTTGAACTAACAATTACAACAGAAATTCCTACTATTTGGTTGGCAAACGATTGATCATGTACAGGAAGTCAGTAACGCCAATCTTCTTGATGCTCCCATCTTTCTGATCATAGGAGAGGTATCAGTGTGCTTAGCTGGACTGGGTTCCAGTGAGTTTGGAAGTCATTCCCCATATTGATTATACCACCGGTGCTCTTCACAATTTAATAAGAGCAAGTTCATAAACTTCATGCTCAAAACGTTCAACAAGACTtcactgaaaataaaataacccaGGTAGATTGAAACTTTCATGCCAGATGTGATCACAAGAAaaagttttctaaaataggtatcaTAGAATTTCTGTCTCAGTTATTTATACTCCAGGATATTAACGAGCACTGGCCTTTGGTGATAATTGTATGCTGTTACTCTATGGCTAATCACGAAAAATCTATTTCTTAATGAAACATACAGTCACCCAGAAAAAAAATTGCCTGCTGAaggaaatttatttaaaataaatgcattttaacAGAATACACAGGAAGGAATTTCATATTATATCTTCAATTTTCCATTTCATGTCTTAAAAATTAAggatattaaattatatacataagCACATtttgggacagaggaaagtataatccagatttttattattttgaattttgttgttcAAATGAAGTACTCTAAACTTAAGGATGTGTTTCTGTGATATAGGATGTTTCTCAGCTGAAAAGTTTTCGTAGGGCTTGCTTTATGTCTTTATTTCTCAGACTGTAGATAAAAGGATTCACTGAGGCTATTGCagtggccctggagttttcaatagCGGCAGAACTAAGATAAACCCCTAAAGCTGTACCATAGAACAAGGAAACCACAGAGAGGTGAGACCCAcaagtggaaaaggctttatatttgccctcagctgatgaaattttcaaaatggaggACACAATCTTCATGTAAGAGAAAAGAATCCCACTGAATGGAATAACAACCAGAAGGCCAGTTGCAAAATACAGGACTAAGTCATTGAGGGATGTGTCAGAACAAGCAAGTTGGATAACTTGATTAAGTTCACAGAAAAAGTGGGAAATTTCTAATTCTGTACAAAAAGATAGTCGCAAAACCATTAAAGCATGTATTAAAGAGTCCAGAAGAGTCAATAACCAGGAGGCGAGAAGTAGGAGGCCACAGAACCTTGGGTTCATGATGACTGTGTAGTGCAGTGGGTGACAGATGGCTACAAACTGGTCATAGGCCGTCACTGTCAATAGGAAGTTGTCTAAAGCCAcaaaaccatgaaaaaaaaacatCTGCGTGATGCAGTCTTCATATGTAATTACTTTTGTTGGCATCTGGATGTTCATCAGCATCTTTGGGACAGTGGTGGAGGTGAAACAGATGTCAGAAAAGGACAGGTTggcaaggaagaagtacatgggtgtgtggaggtgggagtctgtggagatggccaggatgatgagcaggtttcCAGTGAAGGTGACGAGGTACATGGAAAGGAACAGTCCAAAGAGGACGGGCTGCAGCTCTGCCTCTTCAGAAAGCCCCAGAAGGATTAATTCTGGAATCTGAGTGTGGTTGCCTggttccatggagctgctgaaaCTACTGGGAAAGAGAAAAGAGCATTGCAAACTCTGCCATAATATGTTAACAGTggtctccatgataggatcgctgaagacaaatgggtacttaagcaaatgtggcgaagaaagctgatggtgcccggctatcaaaagagatagtgtctggggtcttaaaggcttgaagataaacaagcggccatctagctcagaagcaaaaaagcccacatggaagaagcacaccaggcagtgcaatcacaaggtgccaaacggaccaggtataaggcatcatgcaaaaaaaaaaaagaatatgtgtgtgtgtgtgtgtgtgtgtatatatatatatataccacatcgaatgaaggaggaagtgcagaggggagacccaagggccaagtgtcggccactggagatcccctcatagaggggtttaggagaggagatgggtcagtcagggtgcaaggtagtaccgacgaagagcacagctttcccccagatcctggatgcttcctccccccaactaccatgatccgaattctaccttgcaaggctggatagggcagaggttgtacactggtacatatgagggctagaggcacagggaatccagggtggatgataccttcaggaccaaggctgtgaggggcgatgctgggagagtgtagggtgagtgggttggagagggggaactgattacagggatccacatgtgacctcctccctgggagagggacggcagagaagggggggaagggagactccagatagagcaagatatgacaaaataacgatgtataaattacaaagggcacatgagggagaggggtgcggggagggagggaaaaaaaaagaagaggacctgatgcaaagggcttaagtggagagcaaatgctttgagaatgattggggtagggaaggtatggatgtgctttatacaattgatgtatgtatatgtatggactgtgataagagttgtatgagcccctaataaaacgtttaaaacaaaaaaacaaaaaaagatgttAACAGTGGTTTAAGGGGTGTATCTATGTTTTatacagtttttaatattttatacagTCAATTAATTAGTACCCATTCATATCTATATATTTCATGTTCTTCAATCTGAAGTGCTCAATATTGTTTTTGATGTTATAACGGTTCACTGTTATGGCTTCTGATACCACCGTTTCCCTAAATAATTATATTTCTCTACAAATTCATTAAGACtttgttcattcaacaaatatgttTGACCAGTTATTTTATGCCAAGTGTTCTTGAACATTCTGGGAACCtcagtgaaaaaaaataaaaagtcttaCCCTTATTTGATATGAACAACAtaagatgcaactattggtctcttctcTTCTGGAGATAGGAAGATTGATGGCAGGtgaaaaacacatggaaaccattggtCCAATGGAGTCATGGAGCATGCAAACAGCAGTCATTCCTGGAACAGAACTCTTCTCCATGTGCCAATAATCAACGATGTAAGGTCAAGAGGGCGGCATTTGTCCAGGAACAAAATTCAGAGGGTTATggaggaaggaggaatggaaacaggaaacgcaAACAGGCAGTGGGATAAGCTATGACACATCGGGGAATTGCAATACATGAGTTAAATCAGAATGTGTGTGATTTGTTGAATGATGGTTGCGTTGGTAAATCACCTAATTCACACTAGCAAGGACACAAGGTATAGAGTAAAAATAAACACATCTTTGTGTCATCACTTCTgacaaagaggccttgtgcaggacATCTGAAGGCAGTTAGGATGTTGGTCATGCGACGAACCTTTTAGGCAGAGATAGGGGCTGTGTTCCCCCTAACACAGGAGTATTCCTGACCCCCGCTTACAACAAGGTAGATGGTGTAACTGATGTGCAAAATGAAATCTGGGTTGAAGTTGTAGTTATAAGTGAT
Proteins encoded in this window:
- the LOC142451649 gene encoding olfactory receptor 7A17-like, encoding MEPGNHTQIPELILLGLSEEAELQPVLFGLFLSMYLVTFTGNLLIILAISTDSHLHTPMYFFLANLSFSDICFTSTTVPKMLMNIQMPTKVITYEDCITQMFFFHGFVALDNFLLTVTAYDQFVAICHPLHYTVIMNPRFCGLLLLASWLLTLLDSLIHALMVLRLSFCTELEISHFFCELNQVIQLACSDTSLNDLVLYFATGLLVVIPFSGILFSYMKIVSSILKISSAEGKYKAFSTCGSHLSVVSLFYGTALGVYLSSAAIENSRATAIASVNPFIYSLRNKDIKQALRKLFS